The DNA region TTATGAAAAATACAGTTCAACTGTTAACCGGCTTTGGGGCCGCCTTAATTCTATTGTCGTCATGCGGCGGCAGCCAAAACCAGGGTGGTGCTATGGCTGCGGGAGCTCCCCAGCCACCGCAAAGCTACCCGGTTTTTAAAATCAGTTTACATGACGCCACGCTGAACAGCGAATACCCTGCCACGCTCCAGGGGCAGCAAAATATAGAGATCCGTCCTAAAGTTGATGGTTATGTAGATAAGATCTACATTGACGAGGGCAGCGTTGTAAAAAAGGGCCAGCTGCTTTTTAAGCTCAGCGCGCCGCAATACGCCCAGGACGTAAACACCGCGACGGCAGCCATAGCCAGTGCCGAAGCTGATGTAAGCGCTGCCCAACTGCAGGTTAACAAAACCAGGCCGTTGGTTGAAAAAGATATCATCAGCCATTATGAGCTTGAATCGGCCGAGTACACATTAAAAGCCCGCAAGGCCACCCTCGCCCAGGCAAAAGCCAGTTTGGCAAACGCCAAAACTAATTTAGGTTATACGGTAATAACCAGCCCGGTTGATGGCGTGGTAGGGGCCATTCCTTATAAATTAGGTAGCCTCATCACCGGTTCAACCGCGCAGCCATTAACAACAGTATCTAATATCGGTAAGGTGTATGCCTACTTCGCGCTGAATGAAAAGCAGCTGCTTGATTTTTCGAGAACGGTAAAAGGAAAAACCATGAATGAAAAGCTGGCCAACACGCCGCCTGTTTCACTGGTATTGCCGGATGGCAGCACCTATGCCGAAAAAGGTAAAGTGGAAACCATCAGCGGTTTAATTAATACCGAAACCGGATCGGCAAGTTACCGGGCAGCATTCCCTAACCCTGTTGGCCTGATCCGCAGCGGCGGAAGTGCTACTATACAGATCCCCCAGACTGTAAAAGATGCCGTGCTGATCCCTCAAAAGGCCGCTTATGAGCTGCAGGGAAAGCATTTTGTTTACGTGGTTGACGGCAAAGGAGCGGTTAAAAATACCGAAGTGAGCGTTATGGACCTCACCACAGGCCAATATTATGTAGTTACCGAGGGCCTTAAGGCAGGTGATACCATTATTACCGATGGCGCAGGCAGTTTAAAAGACGGTATGGTTATCAAACCGGAAGTACAGGAAAACGCCGTGGTATATAAAGATCTAAAATAATTTTCACAACACCGGCCGGATTCCTTTTTACCCGGCATCAACATAAACAATATGTTACGTACATTCATTGAACGACCAGTACTATCTACCGTAATATCGGTAATTATAGTCATACTGGGTGTCCTGGGCCTTACAACCTTGCCCATATCAGAATACCCCGATATAGCACCGCCTACAGTGCAGGTATCCGCGTCATACCAGGGCGCTAATGCCGAAGTGGTAATGAAAAGTGTTATCGTACCGCTCGAAGAGCAAATTAACGGCGTGGAGAACATGACTTACATGACCTCTACTGCAAGTAATGACGGCAGTGCTGTTATCACTGTTTATTTTAAACAAGGTACCGACCCCGACCTGGCGGCGGTAAACGTGCAGAACAGGGTGTCAAAAGCCACCAGTTTATTACCGGCCGAAGTTACAAAGGCGGGTGTTACCACCAGTAAACGGCAAAGCAGTATGGTGATGGTATTTTCCCTGTCGAGCGATAATAAAAGCTACGACGAGAAATTTTTGCAAAACTATGCCAACATTAACGTGCTGCCGCAGATCAAGCGTATCAGCGGTGTAGGTGACGCGTCATCATTTGGCATACAGGATTATTCCATGCGTATTTGGTTAAAGCCTGATGTAATGGCCACCTACGGCCTTGTACCGGATGATGTGAACAGCGCCCTGGCCGAGCAGAACATTGAAGCAGCGCCGGGTAAAGTAGGAGAGAACGATAACCAGTCGTTCCAGTATGTATTGAAATATAAAGGCAGGCTTACCAGTGTGCCCGAGTTTGAAAACATTGTGATCCGCTCATCAACTAAGGGGCAGCTGTTGCGCCTGAAAGATATAGCGAGGGTTGAGCTTGGCGCGCAAAGTTATGCCAATGCTACTACCATGAATGGTAAACCTGCAGTAGCTATAGCCATTTATCAAACCGCTGGTTCAAACGCGCATGAGTTAATTAAAAACTGCGAGCAGACCATTGAGGCTGCGTCGAAAACGTTCCCCGCGGGCATTAGCTATACTTCCCTTTTTAGTGTTAATGACTTTTTAGATGCCTCGATAGAAAAAGTTGTGCACACCCTGATTGAAGCATTTGTACTGGTGTTTATCGTAGTGTTCGTATTCCTTCAGGATTTCCGTTCTACGCTGATCCCGGCTATTGCGGTGCCTGTGGCTATTGTGGGTACTTTTTTCTTTCTACAACTGTTTGGTTTTACCATTAACCTGCTCACCCTGTTTGCTATGGTGCTGGCTATTGGCATAGTGGTGGATGATGCCATTGTGGTGGTTGAGGCCGTGCACGCCAAGCTCGATCATGGGGCTAAATCGGCAAAAGCGGCTACAATCAGCGCCATGAATGATATCAGCGGGGCTATAGTATCTATCACATTGGTAATGGCTGCCGTGTTTATCCCGGTAACGTTCATTACCGGTTCAACCGGGGTGTTTTATAAACAGTTTGGTTTAACGCTTGCTGTCGCGATTTTTATATCAGCAGTAAACGCTTTAACATTAAGCCCTGCATTGTGCGCGCTGTTATTGAAACCGCATCCCGAAGGCGAGCATCATAAAACTGGCCTGTTACAAAGATTTTATACCGCTTTTAATACCAGTTTTGATACAATTACCCGCAAGTACAAAAAATCTGTAAGCTTTCTTGCGGCCAAAAAATGGCTCTCGATTGCCGGCATTGCGGTTTTTGGGCTGATATTCTGGTTCCTGTTAAAAACAACGCCATCGGGCTTTGTGCCTAATGAAGATCAGGGTTTTATTATTGGTGATATCTCATTGCCGCCTGCCGCGTCATTGGAGCGTACTACCGAGGTTATCGACAAAGTATCAGGTATAGTAAGGTCCCTGCCCGAAGTGGAATCGACTATCAGGGTTGCCGGCCAGGGTATACTGAGCGGCGCGGGCGGTTCATATGGCTTAATCATGGTTAAGCTGAAACCCTGGGACAAACGCACGGCCAAAGGGTCTGATGTGAACACCGTTATCGGTAAGCTATTTGGCATGACAGCCGGAATTAAAGGTGCTACCGTCCTGTTCTTTGCCCCGCCAACTTTACAAGGGTTTGGTAACAGCAGCGGTTTCGAGTTCCAGGTGCAGGACAAAACCGGCGGTGACATTGTGAAATTTGCTGAAATAAACGGCAAGTTCCTGGGCGCATTAAACCAGCGTCCCGAAATTCAATATGCGTCTACGTTTTTCAATACCAACTTTCCACAGTTTTTGGTTGATGTTAACGTGGCTAAATGTAAGGATGCCGGTATTACTGTAAACTCGGTATTAAGCGCTTTACAGGGATATTTTGGCGGTGTTTATGCCTCCAACTTTAATGAGTTTGGTAAGCAATACCGGGTAATGATCCAGGCAGATGCCGCTTACAGGGGTACCACCGGCAGCCTGAACAACATGTATGTGCGCAATGCCAATAATACCATGGCACCCATATCTGAGTTTGTTACGCTGAAAAAGGTTTACGGCCCCGAATCAGTTAACCGTTTTAACCTGTTTACTTCTATTTCGGTAAACGGCGCTCCGAAACCGGGCTTCAGCACGGGCGATGCCATTAAAGCCATACAGGAAGTGGGTGCAAAGACATTGCCTGCCGGCTATGGGTTCGAGTTTTCGGGCCTTACCCGCGAGGAGATTGCCAGCGGCAGCCAAACTATTTTTATTTTCCTGCTGTGTTTAGTGTTTGTATACTTCTTATTAAGTGCGCAGTACGAGAGCTATATCCTGCCATTTGCTGTATTACTGTCACTGCCTATAGGTTTGGCCGGCGCGTTCATTTTCGCCAGGATCTTCGGCATCCAAAACAATATTTATTTGCAGATCACCCTCATTATGCTCATCGGTCTGTTAGCCAAAAACGCTATCCTGATAGTTGAGTTTGCAGTAGCCCGCAGGCGAAACGGCGAAAGCATTGTGCAGGCCGCTATTGATGGCTCGGTTGCCCGTTTAAGGCCTATTTTGATGACATCTTTCGCATTTATACTGGGCTTAGTCCCGCTAATGATTGCATCAGGAGCAGGTGCCGAAGGTAACCGCTCAATAGGTACAGGCGCTGTAGGCGGGATGTTGATCGGTACCATATTCGGTGTGTTTGTGATCCCGGTACTGTTCATCATCTTTCAGTCGCTCCAGGAACGCGTAAGCGGTAAACCTGCCGGGAAAGAAATAGAGATTGAGACCGAAACGGTAGCCTGAACGCAAAATTTTAAGAACAATAAATAAGCAAAAAAATGATCCATTCATATAAACGGCAAATATTGGCCACGCTGGCAGCAACGGCGGTATTTGCCTCATGTGTTACAAAAAAATACCAGCAACCGGTAGTAAATACCGATAAGCTGTATCGCGATACCACTATCAGCGATACCACATCAATGGCCAGCATGCCGGTAAGCCAGCTATTTTCTGATACCGTTCTGGTAAACCTGATCCAGGAAGGGCTGCGTGAAAACCTCGATTTAAAAACTGCCGTGCAGCGCATTAACGAGGCGCAGGCAACATTTAACCAAAGCAAGGCGGCATATCTGCCAAGCCTGGAAGGAAGCGGAACCGTTACGAGGGCAAAAACATCAGCAGCAAGCTTAAATTTTCCGCCTGAGTTTGCCAGCTCCTTCAACCTGAAAACAACCACTTACCAGGCAGCGTTAAGTACCAGTTGGGAAGCTGATATCTGGGGTAAATTAAGCAGTTCGAAAAGAGCGGCGCTGGCATCATTGCTGCAAAGTGACGCTGCTAAAAGAGCGGTTCAAACCCAGCTCATAGCCGATATAGCAAACGCTTATTATAACCTGCTGGCGCTTGATGAGCAATTGGCTATCACTCAGCAAACCCTTACCATACGGGTAAAAGATGTAGAGACCGTAAAAGCCCTGAAGGAAGGTGCTGTGGTAAACGGAGCGGCTGTGGTACAAAGCGAAGCTAACCGTTATGCCGCCGAGGTTACCATACCCGATCTTAAACAAAGCATCCGCGAAGCCGAGAATGCATTAAGTATTTTACTGGCAAGAGCCCCGGGTACTATCAAACGTACAACGCTAAGCGAACAGAAACCTGTAGCCGACCTGAAAACGGGCATCCCATCCCAGCTCTTAAAAAACCGCCCGGATGTGCAGGAAGCTGAGTTTGCATTCAGGAGTGCGTTTGAGAATACCAACCTGGCACGTACTTATTTTTATCCGCAGCTTACCATTACCGGGCAGGCCGGTTTATCAACCCTGCAGCTCAAGAACTTTTTTGATCATTCCATATTTTACAACTTTGTTGGCGGCATTACCCAGCCCATTTTTAACAAAGGTCAAAACCGGGCGCGTTTAAGAACGGCGCAAGCCCAGCAACAGGAGGCTTATTATGCTTACCAAAAATCATTACTCACGGCGGGGCAGGAGGTAACCAACGCGTTGTTCTCCTATCAAAACGCCATTGAAAAACAAGGTTCAAGGGTTAAACAGTTGCAGGCGCTCGAAAAATCGGTTGATTATACCAAGGAGTTGCTGCGTTACAGTTCGGCTACAAATTATACCGATGTTTTAACTTCAGAACAAAACTTGCTTGCTGCCCAGTTAAGCGGCGTTAACGATCATTTGCAGGAATTGCAAGCTATAGTTAACCTTTATCGCGCTTTGGGCGGCGGCTGGAAATAGATGACATTAGCACCATGGCAATCAAGAAGCCCGGTTTGCAATTGAGCTGCCGGGCTTTTTTATAGCCGGTGGTGATTTTGACATATTTTGAAGTTGTTTAAACATTTATTATCTATGCCAACTAATTGATTTTTGTAAAACCTGTTATCATACAATCATCTAAACCAAATTGATAATTTAATTACGGTTAATTATTTATTAATGAATAAATTAAAGTAAATTTTGCTTGTGATTGAGAGGTTAAAACATGGGAAGTAAAGAACGGATATTGCGGCAAAAGGATGATACCCGCCGAAAGATACTGGACGCTGCGTTGGATATGATTAAGTGTGAGGGATGTGATGCGTTAAGTATGCGGAAACTTGCTGAGCATATCGAGTACACGGCTCCCGCTATTTACGAATATTTTGAAAGCAAGGAAGCTTTGTATACCGAGCTTGCCCGCAAGGGGCACCTTAAACTGGCAGCTATGGTGAAGCTGGCAAAAGAGGCACATACAGACGGCATTGAACAGATGGAGGCTATGTGGTTGGCTTACTGGAACTTTGCAATTGCCTATAAGGAGCTTTACCAGCTGATGTTTGCTGTTGGTACAGGTTGCAGCCCGGTAGAAAACCGGATAGCGGAAGCGTTGGTTTTTCCGGAGATGGTTTCTGAAGTGATCCGCACGCTATATGAGCCTCGCGAAGTAAGTGATGAAGAGGTTCAAAAAAGATATTACACTTATTGGTCGGTAATTCATGGGTTGATAGCCATCAACATGATCCAGCTTACGCGGGATGAAAAAATGAACCAGGAGATCCTGATTGGTGCTATCAGGGGGATCACCGCGTTGATAACTACCTAAAGCTATGATTGATAAGGAGCGGGTTTTAAATGGGAGTGAAGCGCTTTTTCTTGAGGCGGGGATAAAAAGCATTACTATGGATGATATTGCCCGGCATTTGGGAATCTCCAAAAAAACAATTTACCAGCATTTCAGGGACAAAAACGAGCTTGTTACAGCCCTTGTAAAAAAGCGGCTGGCCGATGATGAGGCAATGCTTTGCTCAATTATTAGTGACACCGGTAATATGATGGATGAGATGGTTGAACTCACCAAATGTACAGGCGAGATCTTTTCGAGGGTAAATCCTGCTGTCTTGTTCGATCTGCAAAAGTATCATCATGAAGGCTGGATGTTATACCTGAAATTTAAAACAGGCTTCATGGTAAATATTATCGGGAAGCTTTTAAAAAAGGGTATCGATCAGGGGTATGTCCGTCCCGAAATTGATGCCCGAATAATTGCCATTATGCGGGTTAACCAGATTGAGCTTGGTTTTAACGCCTCCGTATACCCCCATGCCGAATTTAATTTATGGGATGTTCAGCTGCAGCTTTTAAACCATTTTAACTATGGTGTGTGTACGTTAAAGGGTATCGCCGTTTTAAATAATCCCGACTGACGGGTTAGCGTTGAGGCCTTATGGTCCGGATACCATTTTCGCCTGCAATAATTGCCCTGCCGGCCATTTGGTAAAATAAAGAGTGTTCAACAACACCCGGTATCATTTTAACCAGGGCATTTAATTTAGCCGGTTCGGGCAGTTCAGTAAATTGTACATCCATCAGCATATTGCCATTATCTGATATCAAAGCGCCATCTTTTTGTGTGCTCATACGCTGGGTAAGTGTAGCTTGAGGAAACAGGGCTGCCAGGTTTGCCAGTACAATTTGTAAGGCTTGCGGTAATATCTCTATAACCAGCGGATATGTAGCGTTAAGTTGGGCTGAGAATTTTCCCTCATCGCCCAGCAAAATAAATTCCTGCGCCATTGAGGCAAGTACCTTTTCGGTAGTATGGATGCCGCCGCCGCTTTTCAGGGCGTTTAGTTCGCTGTCAAACTGGTCGCAGCCATCAAAATAGATATCGAGTTTATTAAGCAACGCAGGCGACTGAATGTGTAACTCATGCTTGCTTAACAACTGGGTTGTTTTGAATGATGATGAGGTAAATATTAAGGAAGCCGCAAGCTTACGATCCCGGGCTAACATATTAACCAAATGAGCTATGGTGCTCCCGGCTCCCAAACCAATAATTTGATTGGGGGTAATCAAGGTTAAAGCGGCTTTAGCTGCTTCCAGTTTATAATCCGTCATGGCGCTAAGATACAGCACCCGCCGCTAATAACCTTTGTTAATTTACTCTTTTAGTCGTCTATGCCCTCCCACAAGTGACTATGTACTGTTGATATGATATGCTTTTTCATGTTATTGTTTATTTGATGATTTTAACCGTCTTTAATAATGAAGACGAATCAAAACCGGGAACATTTTAAAACAGCATAACTTTTTTTAATATGTTAGGATGGTATTATCGCATATCAAAATACAGGCTTGTCAATTTCTGTGTCTTTTATTTTCCAGGCAGTTTTTAATTGTTGTTTTATTTTATTTAAAGCAGTGGCATTACTTGTATTTTGATAGGCCAGCTGAAGCCCGGTTAACGCCCAGCCATTGTTGGGATTAATTACAAGGTCTTTATTTAATACAGCTATGGCTTCATTGTACCTGCCTGCTTTTAACAAAGTATTGGCAAGGTAGTGTCTTGCGGGCAGTGGCCAGTCGCGGGGTTCATTATAGATCAGGTGATCTTCGGCGGCAACGGCTTTTTGTAATATATTAATGGCTGTGCTGTATTTTTTTTCGGCGGCGGCAATACTGCCCTGTAATATAAGGCTGGCAACGCTTGCAGATTCATAAGCGCTGCTAAAATTATCTAATGGTGTTTTTAATGATTGGTCCTGCATTTTGGTTTCCAGTATTTTTAGCTCACGCCTGGCATTGGTGGCATTGCCTTTGCTGCACCATGCCAAACCTTTCGAAAAATGCAGCAACGCCGACGCGTAAACCAATGTGTCAACAGGTTTAGTATCTAAAATATCCGCCCATTTACCAAACCGCACCGCCGTTAATACCGGCTGCATATAAACATATTGGAAAAAATTACCATCGGCCCCTTTTGCAGCTAAGTAATAAGGTGGCAGCGCTGCCCTGGCCTCATTAGCGGCAGCAAAGGCTGTTTGATAATTGCCGGCCATTTGTGCACAGTTTACTTTTAAATGGATGTTGTGGATCTTATATAAAACATCTCCGTTTGCTACAGGGCTGTACTGTTCCAGGTAAGTATTAAAACCTGCAACAGCCGCCGTATTATTCATAATACCCTGTTCGTAATTGCCTGTACGGATATAAATATGCGAAGGCATATGTGTTATATGCGATACCTGCGGCATCAGGGTATCCAACAAACGGGCACTTTTTA from Mucilaginibacter sp. SJ includes:
- the rpiA gene encoding ribose 5-phosphate isomerase A, producing the protein MTDYKLEAAKAALTLITPNQIIGLGAGSTIAHLVNMLARDRKLAASLIFTSSSFKTTQLLSKHELHIQSPALLNKLDIYFDGCDQFDSELNALKSGGGIHTTEKVLASMAQEFILLGDEGKFSAQLNATYPLVIEILPQALQIVLANLAALFPQATLTQRMSTQKDGALISDNGNMLMDVQFTELPEPAKLNALVKMIPGVVEHSLFYQMAGRAIIAGENGIRTIRPQR
- a CDS encoding efflux RND transporter periplasmic adaptor subunit, producing the protein MKNTVQLLTGFGAALILLSSCGGSQNQGGAMAAGAPQPPQSYPVFKISLHDATLNSEYPATLQGQQNIEIRPKVDGYVDKIYIDEGSVVKKGQLLFKLSAPQYAQDVNTATAAIASAEADVSAAQLQVNKTRPLVEKDIISHYELESAEYTLKARKATLAQAKASLANAKTNLGYTVITSPVDGVVGAIPYKLGSLITGSTAQPLTTVSNIGKVYAYFALNEKQLLDFSRTVKGKTMNEKLANTPPVSLVLPDGSTYAEKGKVETISGLINTETGSASYRAAFPNPVGLIRSGGSATIQIPQTVKDAVLIPQKAAYELQGKHFVYVVDGKGAVKNTEVSVMDLTTGQYYVVTEGLKAGDTIITDGAGSLKDGMVIKPEVQENAVVYKDLK
- a CDS encoding efflux transporter outer membrane subunit, which translates into the protein MIHSYKRQILATLAATAVFASCVTKKYQQPVVNTDKLYRDTTISDTTSMASMPVSQLFSDTVLVNLIQEGLRENLDLKTAVQRINEAQATFNQSKAAYLPSLEGSGTVTRAKTSAASLNFPPEFASSFNLKTTTYQAALSTSWEADIWGKLSSSKRAALASLLQSDAAKRAVQTQLIADIANAYYNLLALDEQLAITQQTLTIRVKDVETVKALKEGAVVNGAAVVQSEANRYAAEVTIPDLKQSIREAENALSILLARAPGTIKRTTLSEQKPVADLKTGIPSQLLKNRPDVQEAEFAFRSAFENTNLARTYFYPQLTITGQAGLSTLQLKNFFDHSIFYNFVGGITQPIFNKGQNRARLRTAQAQQQEAYYAYQKSLLTAGQEVTNALFSYQNAIEKQGSRVKQLQALEKSVDYTKELLRYSSATNYTDVLTSEQNLLAAQLSGVNDHLQELQAIVNLYRALGGGWK
- a CDS encoding TetR/AcrR family transcriptional regulator, with the translated sequence MGSKERILRQKDDTRRKILDAALDMIKCEGCDALSMRKLAEHIEYTAPAIYEYFESKEALYTELARKGHLKLAAMVKLAKEAHTDGIEQMEAMWLAYWNFAIAYKELYQLMFAVGTGCSPVENRIAEALVFPEMVSEVIRTLYEPREVSDEEVQKRYYTYWSVIHGLIAINMIQLTRDEKMNQEILIGAIRGITALITT
- a CDS encoding efflux RND transporter permease subunit, whose amino-acid sequence is MLRTFIERPVLSTVISVIIVILGVLGLTTLPISEYPDIAPPTVQVSASYQGANAEVVMKSVIVPLEEQINGVENMTYMTSTASNDGSAVITVYFKQGTDPDLAAVNVQNRVSKATSLLPAEVTKAGVTTSKRQSSMVMVFSLSSDNKSYDEKFLQNYANINVLPQIKRISGVGDASSFGIQDYSMRIWLKPDVMATYGLVPDDVNSALAEQNIEAAPGKVGENDNQSFQYVLKYKGRLTSVPEFENIVIRSSTKGQLLRLKDIARVELGAQSYANATTMNGKPAVAIAIYQTAGSNAHELIKNCEQTIEAASKTFPAGISYTSLFSVNDFLDASIEKVVHTLIEAFVLVFIVVFVFLQDFRSTLIPAIAVPVAIVGTFFFLQLFGFTINLLTLFAMVLAIGIVVDDAIVVVEAVHAKLDHGAKSAKAATISAMNDISGAIVSITLVMAAVFIPVTFITGSTGVFYKQFGLTLAVAIFISAVNALTLSPALCALLLKPHPEGEHHKTGLLQRFYTAFNTSFDTITRKYKKSVSFLAAKKWLSIAGIAVFGLIFWFLLKTTPSGFVPNEDQGFIIGDISLPPAASLERTTEVIDKVSGIVRSLPEVESTIRVAGQGILSGAGGSYGLIMVKLKPWDKRTAKGSDVNTVIGKLFGMTAGIKGATVLFFAPPTLQGFGNSSGFEFQVQDKTGGDIVKFAEINGKFLGALNQRPEIQYASTFFNTNFPQFLVDVNVAKCKDAGITVNSVLSALQGYFGGVYASNFNEFGKQYRVMIQADAAYRGTTGSLNNMYVRNANNTMAPISEFVTLKKVYGPESVNRFNLFTSISVNGAPKPGFSTGDAIKAIQEVGAKTLPAGYGFEFSGLTREEIASGSQTIFIFLLCLVFVYFLLSAQYESYILPFAVLLSLPIGLAGAFIFARIFGIQNNIYLQITLIMLIGLLAKNAILIVEFAVARRRNGESIVQAAIDGSVARLRPILMTSFAFILGLVPLMIASGAGAEGNRSIGTGAVGGMLIGTIFGVFVIPVLFIIFQSLQERVSGKPAGKEIEIETETVA
- a CDS encoding tetratricopeptide repeat protein translates to MKNNLLLIKSFFGLIVVSFTAQSFYYRYQKSTVTSTALPYKSTVKRAVVCGFGYKSADSIPEIPALKGWGNYQWKITTSSDSAQFYFNQGISMYYAFHSIEAIASFIKATRFDPGCAMAWYGKSLALGPTINYPNGYAPPADAYEASEKSKRLSTNSTSLEKELITAMQQRYSKDSSLTVKQLRTNYADAMQAVYSKYPKNAEVLTLYADALLLLHPWDLYAHDFTPKPWTPQIRSLLEQALVICPKHPGANHFYIHTMEASATPQMALKSARLLDTLMPQVSHITHMPSHIYIRTGNYEQGIMNNTAAVAGFNTYLEQYSPVANGDVLYKIHNIHLKVNCAQMAGNYQTAFAAANEARAALPPYYLAAKGADGNFFQYVYMQPVLTAVRFGKWADILDTKPVDTLVYASALLHFSKGLAWCSKGNATNARRELKILETKMQDQSLKTPLDNFSSAYESASVASLILQGSIAAAEKKYSTAINILQKAVAAEDHLIYNEPRDWPLPARHYLANTLLKAGRYNEAIAVLNKDLVINPNNGWALTGLQLAYQNTSNATALNKIKQQLKTAWKIKDTEIDKPVF
- a CDS encoding TetR/AcrR family transcriptional regulator; this encodes MIDKERVLNGSEALFLEAGIKSITMDDIARHLGISKKTIYQHFRDKNELVTALVKKRLADDEAMLCSIISDTGNMMDEMVELTKCTGEIFSRVNPAVLFDLQKYHHEGWMLYLKFKTGFMVNIIGKLLKKGIDQGYVRPEIDARIIAIMRVNQIELGFNASVYPHAEFNLWDVQLQLLNHFNYGVCTLKGIAVLNNPD